One segment of Solanum lycopersicum chromosome 1, SLM_r2.1 DNA contains the following:
- the LOC101266767 gene encoding abscisic acid 8'-hydroxylase 4 isoform X5 → MENISCSIYVLFFLIALLLYYHSSLKKSKWTNLQKAKLPPGSMGWPYIGETLQLYSQDPSVLFANKQKRYGDIFKTHILGYPCVMLASPEAARFVLLTYAHLFKPTFPKSKERLIGPSALFFYQGNYHSRLRKVVQSSLAPEALRKLIPEIEDLAISALELWAEKNQTINTFRVMKKFSFEVGILALFGQLDAKYKEELNKNYSIVEKGYNSFPTNLPGTAYYKAMVARRKLNQILSEIISERKEKKTVEKDLLCHLLNFKDEKGKNLTEYQIADNVIGVLFAAQDTTASALTWILKYISDDQKLLETVKAEQRTIYESNGGKKPLTWAQTRNMSLTYRVILESLRMSSIISFTFREAVVDVEYDDILNAGYLIPKGWKVMPLFRNIHHNSEFFADPQNFDASRFEVAPKPNTYMPFGNGAHACPGNELAKLEMLILIHHLVTKFRRTATTADPKV, encoded by the exons ATGGAGAATATTTCTTGTTCCATTTACgtccttttctttcttatagCTCTTCTCTTATACTATCATAGTTCattaaagaaatcaaaatgGACAAACTTACAAAAAGCAAAGCTGCCTCCTGGTTCAATGGGCTGGCCGTACATAGGGGAAACTCTCCAACTGTACTCTCAAGATCCAAGTGTCCTCTTTGCTAACAAACAAAAAAG GTATGGTGATATATTCAAAACACACATTCTTGGGTATCCTTGCGTTATGCTAGCTAGTCCTGAAGCTGCCAGATTCGTGCTGCTAACTTACGCTCACTTGTTCAAACCAACGTTCCCTAAGAGCAAAGAGAGGTTGATTGGCCCTTCTGCTTTGTTCTTTTACCAAGGAAACTACCATTCTCGACTAAGGAAGGTGGTTCAGAGCTCGCTAGCTCCTGAAGCTCTTCGTAAACTAATTCCTGAGATCGAGGACTTGGCCATTTCTGCATTGGAATTATGGGCGGAGAAGAACCAAACCATCAATACATTCCGTGTGATGAAGAAG TTCTCCTTTGAAGTAGGCATTCTTGCTTTATTTGGTCAGCTGGATGCTAAGTACAAAGAGGAGCTCAACAAAAATTATTCTATAGTAGAAAAGGGCTATAACTCTTTCCCTACGAATTTACCCGGAACTGCTTATTACAAAGCTATGGTG GCAAGGAGGAAGCTTAATCAGATTCTTAGTGAGATAATCAGTGAAAGGAAGGAGAAAAAAACGGTAGAGAAAGATCTCTTGTGTCATCTGTTGAATTTCAAAGATGAGAAAGGGAAGAATTTAACAGAATATCAAATTGCTGACAATGTCATCGGAGTACTCTTTGCTGCCCAGGACACAACAGCTAGTGCTTTAACATGGATTCTTAAGTACATCTCTGATGACCAGAAACTTTTAGAAACTGTTAAG GCAGAACAAAGAACAATTTACGAATCAAATGGAGGAAAGAAGCCGTTGACATGGGCTCAAACAAGAAATATGTCACTAACTTACAGG GTCATTTTAGAGAGCTTAAGGATGTCTAGCATTATATCTTTCACCTTTAGAGAAGCCGTGGTTGATGTAGAATACGATG ATATCTTAAATGCAGGTTACTTGATTCCAAAAGGTTGGAAGGTCATGCCACTATTTAGAAACATTCATCACAATTCAGAATTTTTTGCTGACCCTCAAAATTTTGATGCTTCCAGATTTGAG GTTGCTCCCAAACCCAATACCTACATGCCATTTGGCAACGGTGCCCATGCTTGTCCTGGAAATGAACTCGCCAAACTGGAGATGCTGATTTTGATTCATCATTTGGTTACCAAATTTAG aAGAACTGCAACAACAGCAGATCCAAAAGTTTAA
- the LOC101266767 gene encoding abscisic acid 8'-hydroxylase 4 isoform X3 produces MENISCSIYVLFFLIALLLYYHSSLKKSKWTNLQKAKLPPGSMGWPYIGETLQLYSQDPSVLFANKQKRYGDIFKTHILGYPCVMLASPEAARFVLLTYAHLFKPTFPKSKERLIGPSALFFYQGNYHSRLRKVVQSSLAPEALRKLIPEIEDLAISALELWAEKNQTINTFRVMKKFSFEVGILALFGQLDAKYKEELNKNYSIVEKGYNSFPTNLPGTAYYKAMVARRKLNQILSEIISERKEKKTVEKDLLCHLLNFKDEKGKNLTEYQIADNVIGVLFAAQDTTASALTWILKYISDDQKLLETVKAEQRTIYESNGGKKPLTWAQTRNMSLTYRVILESLRMSSIISFTFREAVVDVEYDDILNAGYLIPKGWKVMPLFRNIHHNSEFFADPQNFDASRFEVAPKPNTYMPFGNGAHACPGNELAKLEMLILIHHLVTKFRWEIEVSKGVQYSPFPIPQHGLPSRFWKETRSQRDP; encoded by the exons ATGGAGAATATTTCTTGTTCCATTTACgtccttttctttcttatagCTCTTCTCTTATACTATCATAGTTCattaaagaaatcaaaatgGACAAACTTACAAAAAGCAAAGCTGCCTCCTGGTTCAATGGGCTGGCCGTACATAGGGGAAACTCTCCAACTGTACTCTCAAGATCCAAGTGTCCTCTTTGCTAACAAACAAAAAAG GTATGGTGATATATTCAAAACACACATTCTTGGGTATCCTTGCGTTATGCTAGCTAGTCCTGAAGCTGCCAGATTCGTGCTGCTAACTTACGCTCACTTGTTCAAACCAACGTTCCCTAAGAGCAAAGAGAGGTTGATTGGCCCTTCTGCTTTGTTCTTTTACCAAGGAAACTACCATTCTCGACTAAGGAAGGTGGTTCAGAGCTCGCTAGCTCCTGAAGCTCTTCGTAAACTAATTCCTGAGATCGAGGACTTGGCCATTTCTGCATTGGAATTATGGGCGGAGAAGAACCAAACCATCAATACATTCCGTGTGATGAAGAAG TTCTCCTTTGAAGTAGGCATTCTTGCTTTATTTGGTCAGCTGGATGCTAAGTACAAAGAGGAGCTCAACAAAAATTATTCTATAGTAGAAAAGGGCTATAACTCTTTCCCTACGAATTTACCCGGAACTGCTTATTACAAAGCTATGGTG GCAAGGAGGAAGCTTAATCAGATTCTTAGTGAGATAATCAGTGAAAGGAAGGAGAAAAAAACGGTAGAGAAAGATCTCTTGTGTCATCTGTTGAATTTCAAAGATGAGAAAGGGAAGAATTTAACAGAATATCAAATTGCTGACAATGTCATCGGAGTACTCTTTGCTGCCCAGGACACAACAGCTAGTGCTTTAACATGGATTCTTAAGTACATCTCTGATGACCAGAAACTTTTAGAAACTGTTAAG GCAGAACAAAGAACAATTTACGAATCAAATGGAGGAAAGAAGCCGTTGACATGGGCTCAAACAAGAAATATGTCACTAACTTACAGG GTCATTTTAGAGAGCTTAAGGATGTCTAGCATTATATCTTTCACCTTTAGAGAAGCCGTGGTTGATGTAGAATACGATG ATATCTTAAATGCAGGTTACTTGATTCCAAAAGGTTGGAAGGTCATGCCACTATTTAGAAACATTCATCACAATTCAGAATTTTTTGCTGACCCTCAAAATTTTGATGCTTCCAGATTTGAG GTTGCTCCCAAACCCAATACCTACATGCCATTTGGCAACGGTGCCCATGCTTGTCCTGGAAATGAACTCGCCAAACTGGAGATGCTGATTTTGATTCATCATTTGGTTACCAAATTTAG GTGGGAAATCGAAGTTTCCAAAGGAGTACAATATAGCCCATTCCCAATACCTCAGCATGGACTCCCTTCTAGGTTCTGGAAGGAAACAAGAAGCCAAAGAGACCCCTAG
- the LOC101266767 gene encoding abscisic acid 8'-hydroxylase 4 isoform X4: MENISCSIYVLFFLIALLLYYHSSLKKSKWTNLQKAKLPPGSMGWPYIGETLQLYSQDPSVLFANKQKRYGDIFKTHILGYPCVMLASPEAARFVLLTYAHLFKPTFPKSKERLIGPSALFFYQGNYHSRLRKVVQSSLAPEALRKLIPEIEDLAISALELWAEKNQTINTFRVMKKFSFEVGILALFGQLDAKYKEELNKNYSIVEKGYNSFPTNLPGTAYYKAMVARRKLNQILSEIISERKEKKTVEKDLLCHLLNFKDEKGKNLTEYQIADNVIGVLFAAQDTTASALTWILKYISDDQKLLETVKAEQRTIYESNGGKKPLTWAQTRNMSLTYRVILESLRMSSIISFTFREAVVDVEYDGYLIPKGWKVMPLFRNIHHNSEFFADPQNFDASRFEVAPKPNTYMPFGNGAHACPGNELAKLEMLILIHHLVTKFRWEIEVSKGVQYSPFPIPQHGLPSRFWKETRSQRDP, translated from the exons ATGGAGAATATTTCTTGTTCCATTTACgtccttttctttcttatagCTCTTCTCTTATACTATCATAGTTCattaaagaaatcaaaatgGACAAACTTACAAAAAGCAAAGCTGCCTCCTGGTTCAATGGGCTGGCCGTACATAGGGGAAACTCTCCAACTGTACTCTCAAGATCCAAGTGTCCTCTTTGCTAACAAACAAAAAAG GTATGGTGATATATTCAAAACACACATTCTTGGGTATCCTTGCGTTATGCTAGCTAGTCCTGAAGCTGCCAGATTCGTGCTGCTAACTTACGCTCACTTGTTCAAACCAACGTTCCCTAAGAGCAAAGAGAGGTTGATTGGCCCTTCTGCTTTGTTCTTTTACCAAGGAAACTACCATTCTCGACTAAGGAAGGTGGTTCAGAGCTCGCTAGCTCCTGAAGCTCTTCGTAAACTAATTCCTGAGATCGAGGACTTGGCCATTTCTGCATTGGAATTATGGGCGGAGAAGAACCAAACCATCAATACATTCCGTGTGATGAAGAAG TTCTCCTTTGAAGTAGGCATTCTTGCTTTATTTGGTCAGCTGGATGCTAAGTACAAAGAGGAGCTCAACAAAAATTATTCTATAGTAGAAAAGGGCTATAACTCTTTCCCTACGAATTTACCCGGAACTGCTTATTACAAAGCTATGGTG GCAAGGAGGAAGCTTAATCAGATTCTTAGTGAGATAATCAGTGAAAGGAAGGAGAAAAAAACGGTAGAGAAAGATCTCTTGTGTCATCTGTTGAATTTCAAAGATGAGAAAGGGAAGAATTTAACAGAATATCAAATTGCTGACAATGTCATCGGAGTACTCTTTGCTGCCCAGGACACAACAGCTAGTGCTTTAACATGGATTCTTAAGTACATCTCTGATGACCAGAAACTTTTAGAAACTGTTAAG GCAGAACAAAGAACAATTTACGAATCAAATGGAGGAAAGAAGCCGTTGACATGGGCTCAAACAAGAAATATGTCACTAACTTACAGG GTCATTTTAGAGAGCTTAAGGATGTCTAGCATTATATCTTTCACCTTTAGAGAAGCCGTGGTTGATGTAGAATACGATG GTTACTTGATTCCAAAAGGTTGGAAGGTCATGCCACTATTTAGAAACATTCATCACAATTCAGAATTTTTTGCTGACCCTCAAAATTTTGATGCTTCCAGATTTGAG GTTGCTCCCAAACCCAATACCTACATGCCATTTGGCAACGGTGCCCATGCTTGTCCTGGAAATGAACTCGCCAAACTGGAGATGCTGATTTTGATTCATCATTTGGTTACCAAATTTAG GTGGGAAATCGAAGTTTCCAAAGGAGTACAATATAGCCCATTCCCAATACCTCAGCATGGACTCCCTTCTAGGTTCTGGAAGGAAACAAGAAGCCAAAGAGACCCCTAG
- the LOC101266767 gene encoding abscisic acid 8'-hydroxylase 4 isoform X1, which translates to MENISCSIYVLFFLIALLLYYHSSLKKSKWTNLQKAKLPPGSMGWPYIGETLQLYSQDPSVLFANKQKRYGDIFKTHILGYPCVMLASPEAARFVLLTYAHLFKPTFPKSKERLIGPSALFFYQGNYHSRLRKVVQSSLAPEALRKLIPEIEDLAISALELWAEKNQTINTFRVMKKFSFEVGILALFGQLDAKYKEELNKNYSIVEKGYNSFPTNLPGTAYYKAMVARRKLNQILSEIISERKEKKTVEKDLLCHLLNFKDEKGKNLTEYQIADNVIGVLFAAQDTTASALTWILKYISDDQKLLETVKAEQRTIYESNGGKKPLTWAQTRNMSLTYRVILESLRMSSIISFTFREAVVDVEYDDILNAGYLIPKGWKVMPLFRNIHHNSEFFADPQNFDASRFEVAPKPNTYMPFGNGAHACPGNELAKLEMLILIHHLVTKFSRSKSLSQQVGNTKASGLVYNNGWEIEVSKGVQYSPFPIPQHGLPSRFWKETRSQRDP; encoded by the exons ATGGAGAATATTTCTTGTTCCATTTACgtccttttctttcttatagCTCTTCTCTTATACTATCATAGTTCattaaagaaatcaaaatgGACAAACTTACAAAAAGCAAAGCTGCCTCCTGGTTCAATGGGCTGGCCGTACATAGGGGAAACTCTCCAACTGTACTCTCAAGATCCAAGTGTCCTCTTTGCTAACAAACAAAAAAG GTATGGTGATATATTCAAAACACACATTCTTGGGTATCCTTGCGTTATGCTAGCTAGTCCTGAAGCTGCCAGATTCGTGCTGCTAACTTACGCTCACTTGTTCAAACCAACGTTCCCTAAGAGCAAAGAGAGGTTGATTGGCCCTTCTGCTTTGTTCTTTTACCAAGGAAACTACCATTCTCGACTAAGGAAGGTGGTTCAGAGCTCGCTAGCTCCTGAAGCTCTTCGTAAACTAATTCCTGAGATCGAGGACTTGGCCATTTCTGCATTGGAATTATGGGCGGAGAAGAACCAAACCATCAATACATTCCGTGTGATGAAGAAG TTCTCCTTTGAAGTAGGCATTCTTGCTTTATTTGGTCAGCTGGATGCTAAGTACAAAGAGGAGCTCAACAAAAATTATTCTATAGTAGAAAAGGGCTATAACTCTTTCCCTACGAATTTACCCGGAACTGCTTATTACAAAGCTATGGTG GCAAGGAGGAAGCTTAATCAGATTCTTAGTGAGATAATCAGTGAAAGGAAGGAGAAAAAAACGGTAGAGAAAGATCTCTTGTGTCATCTGTTGAATTTCAAAGATGAGAAAGGGAAGAATTTAACAGAATATCAAATTGCTGACAATGTCATCGGAGTACTCTTTGCTGCCCAGGACACAACAGCTAGTGCTTTAACATGGATTCTTAAGTACATCTCTGATGACCAGAAACTTTTAGAAACTGTTAAG GCAGAACAAAGAACAATTTACGAATCAAATGGAGGAAAGAAGCCGTTGACATGGGCTCAAACAAGAAATATGTCACTAACTTACAGG GTCATTTTAGAGAGCTTAAGGATGTCTAGCATTATATCTTTCACCTTTAGAGAAGCCGTGGTTGATGTAGAATACGATG ATATCTTAAATGCAGGTTACTTGATTCCAAAAGGTTGGAAGGTCATGCCACTATTTAGAAACATTCATCACAATTCAGAATTTTTTGCTGACCCTCAAAATTTTGATGCTTCCAGATTTGAG GTTGCTCCCAAACCCAATACCTACATGCCATTTGGCAACGGTGCCCATGCTTGTCCTGGAAATGAACTCGCCAAACTGGAGATGCTGATTTTGATTCATCATTTGGTTACCAAATTTAG CAGATCCAAAAGTTTAAGCCAACAGGTGGGGAATACCAAAGCATCAGGACTTGTCTATAATAATGG GTGGGAAATCGAAGTTTCCAAAGGAGTACAATATAGCCCATTCCCAATACCTCAGCATGGACTCCCTTCTAGGTTCTGGAAGGAAACAAGAAGCCAAAGAGACCCCTAG
- the LOC101266767 gene encoding abscisic acid 8'-hydroxylase 4 isoform X2, giving the protein MENISCSIYVLFFLIALLLYYHSSLKKSKWTNLQKAKLPPGSMGWPYIGETLQLYSQDPSVLFANKQKRYGDIFKTHILGYPCVMLASPEAARFVLLTYAHLFKPTFPKSKERLIGPSALFFYQGNYHSRLRKVVQSSLAPEALRKLIPEIEDLAISALELWAEKNQTINTFRVMKKFSFEVGILALFGQLDAKYKEELNKNYSIVEKGYNSFPTNLPGTAYYKAMVARRKLNQILSEIISERKEKKTVEKDLLCHLLNFKDEKGKNLTEYQIADNVIGVLFAAQDTTASALTWILKYISDDQKLLETVKAEQRTIYESNGGKKPLTWAQTRNMSLTYRVILESLRMSSIISFTFREAVVDVEYDGYLIPKGWKVMPLFRNIHHNSEFFADPQNFDASRFEVAPKPNTYMPFGNGAHACPGNELAKLEMLILIHHLVTKFSRSKSLSQQVGNTKASGLVYNNGWEIEVSKGVQYSPFPIPQHGLPSRFWKETRSQRDP; this is encoded by the exons ATGGAGAATATTTCTTGTTCCATTTACgtccttttctttcttatagCTCTTCTCTTATACTATCATAGTTCattaaagaaatcaaaatgGACAAACTTACAAAAAGCAAAGCTGCCTCCTGGTTCAATGGGCTGGCCGTACATAGGGGAAACTCTCCAACTGTACTCTCAAGATCCAAGTGTCCTCTTTGCTAACAAACAAAAAAG GTATGGTGATATATTCAAAACACACATTCTTGGGTATCCTTGCGTTATGCTAGCTAGTCCTGAAGCTGCCAGATTCGTGCTGCTAACTTACGCTCACTTGTTCAAACCAACGTTCCCTAAGAGCAAAGAGAGGTTGATTGGCCCTTCTGCTTTGTTCTTTTACCAAGGAAACTACCATTCTCGACTAAGGAAGGTGGTTCAGAGCTCGCTAGCTCCTGAAGCTCTTCGTAAACTAATTCCTGAGATCGAGGACTTGGCCATTTCTGCATTGGAATTATGGGCGGAGAAGAACCAAACCATCAATACATTCCGTGTGATGAAGAAG TTCTCCTTTGAAGTAGGCATTCTTGCTTTATTTGGTCAGCTGGATGCTAAGTACAAAGAGGAGCTCAACAAAAATTATTCTATAGTAGAAAAGGGCTATAACTCTTTCCCTACGAATTTACCCGGAACTGCTTATTACAAAGCTATGGTG GCAAGGAGGAAGCTTAATCAGATTCTTAGTGAGATAATCAGTGAAAGGAAGGAGAAAAAAACGGTAGAGAAAGATCTCTTGTGTCATCTGTTGAATTTCAAAGATGAGAAAGGGAAGAATTTAACAGAATATCAAATTGCTGACAATGTCATCGGAGTACTCTTTGCTGCCCAGGACACAACAGCTAGTGCTTTAACATGGATTCTTAAGTACATCTCTGATGACCAGAAACTTTTAGAAACTGTTAAG GCAGAACAAAGAACAATTTACGAATCAAATGGAGGAAAGAAGCCGTTGACATGGGCTCAAACAAGAAATATGTCACTAACTTACAGG GTCATTTTAGAGAGCTTAAGGATGTCTAGCATTATATCTTTCACCTTTAGAGAAGCCGTGGTTGATGTAGAATACGATG GTTACTTGATTCCAAAAGGTTGGAAGGTCATGCCACTATTTAGAAACATTCATCACAATTCAGAATTTTTTGCTGACCCTCAAAATTTTGATGCTTCCAGATTTGAG GTTGCTCCCAAACCCAATACCTACATGCCATTTGGCAACGGTGCCCATGCTTGTCCTGGAAATGAACTCGCCAAACTGGAGATGCTGATTTTGATTCATCATTTGGTTACCAAATTTAG CAGATCCAAAAGTTTAAGCCAACAGGTGGGGAATACCAAAGCATCAGGACTTGTCTATAATAATGG GTGGGAAATCGAAGTTTCCAAAGGAGTACAATATAGCCCATTCCCAATACCTCAGCATGGACTCCCTTCTAGGTTCTGGAAGGAAACAAGAAGCCAAAGAGACCCCTAG
- the LOC101266767 gene encoding abscisic acid 8'-hydroxylase 4 isoform X6, which yields MENISCSIYVLFFLIALLLYYHSSLKKSKWTNLQKAKLPPGSMGWPYIGETLQLYSQDPSVLFANKQKRYGDIFKTHILGYPCVMLASPEAARFVLLTYAHLFKPTFPKSKERLIGPSALFFYQGNYHSRLRKVVQSSLAPEALRKLIPEIEDLAISALELWAEKNQTINTFRVMKKFSFEVGILALFGQLDAKYKEELNKNYSIVEKGYNSFPTNLPGTAYYKAMVARRKLNQILSEIISERKEKKTVEKDLLCHLLNFKDEKGKNLTEYQIADNVIGVLFAAQDTTASALTWILKYISDDQKLLETVKAEQRTIYESNGGKKPLTWAQTRNMSLTYRVILESLRMSSIISFTFREAVVDVEYDGYLIPKGWKVMPLFRNIHHNSEFFADPQNFDASRFEVAPKPNTYMPFGNGAHACPGNELAKLEMLILIHHLVTKFRRTATTADPKV from the exons ATGGAGAATATTTCTTGTTCCATTTACgtccttttctttcttatagCTCTTCTCTTATACTATCATAGTTCattaaagaaatcaaaatgGACAAACTTACAAAAAGCAAAGCTGCCTCCTGGTTCAATGGGCTGGCCGTACATAGGGGAAACTCTCCAACTGTACTCTCAAGATCCAAGTGTCCTCTTTGCTAACAAACAAAAAAG GTATGGTGATATATTCAAAACACACATTCTTGGGTATCCTTGCGTTATGCTAGCTAGTCCTGAAGCTGCCAGATTCGTGCTGCTAACTTACGCTCACTTGTTCAAACCAACGTTCCCTAAGAGCAAAGAGAGGTTGATTGGCCCTTCTGCTTTGTTCTTTTACCAAGGAAACTACCATTCTCGACTAAGGAAGGTGGTTCAGAGCTCGCTAGCTCCTGAAGCTCTTCGTAAACTAATTCCTGAGATCGAGGACTTGGCCATTTCTGCATTGGAATTATGGGCGGAGAAGAACCAAACCATCAATACATTCCGTGTGATGAAGAAG TTCTCCTTTGAAGTAGGCATTCTTGCTTTATTTGGTCAGCTGGATGCTAAGTACAAAGAGGAGCTCAACAAAAATTATTCTATAGTAGAAAAGGGCTATAACTCTTTCCCTACGAATTTACCCGGAACTGCTTATTACAAAGCTATGGTG GCAAGGAGGAAGCTTAATCAGATTCTTAGTGAGATAATCAGTGAAAGGAAGGAGAAAAAAACGGTAGAGAAAGATCTCTTGTGTCATCTGTTGAATTTCAAAGATGAGAAAGGGAAGAATTTAACAGAATATCAAATTGCTGACAATGTCATCGGAGTACTCTTTGCTGCCCAGGACACAACAGCTAGTGCTTTAACATGGATTCTTAAGTACATCTCTGATGACCAGAAACTTTTAGAAACTGTTAAG GCAGAACAAAGAACAATTTACGAATCAAATGGAGGAAAGAAGCCGTTGACATGGGCTCAAACAAGAAATATGTCACTAACTTACAGG GTCATTTTAGAGAGCTTAAGGATGTCTAGCATTATATCTTTCACCTTTAGAGAAGCCGTGGTTGATGTAGAATACGATG GTTACTTGATTCCAAAAGGTTGGAAGGTCATGCCACTATTTAGAAACATTCATCACAATTCAGAATTTTTTGCTGACCCTCAAAATTTTGATGCTTCCAGATTTGAG GTTGCTCCCAAACCCAATACCTACATGCCATTTGGCAACGGTGCCCATGCTTGTCCTGGAAATGAACTCGCCAAACTGGAGATGCTGATTTTGATTCATCATTTGGTTACCAAATTTAG aAGAACTGCAACAACAGCAGATCCAAAAGTTTAA